In Burkholderia gladioli, a genomic segment contains:
- a CDS encoding LysR family transcriptional regulator, which produces MDLAALAIFRAVVRENGVTRAAAKLNRVQSNVTTRIRQLEAALGTALFARDGRRLVLTPAGETLLPYAERLLALADEARHAVREDHPHGRLRLGTMESTAAARLPEVLARYHQRWPEVGLELVTGVTRRLIEQVRDFELDAALLATPPQPELLDPAVFEQVSVYHEPLALIAPRGHPRIVTARDLRVPTLVAFERGCAYRGYVERWYAAAECQPSRVLELGSYHAILACVAAGAGVAIAPRNVLDGSPMSAAMSIHAVADIAPVDTLLVWRRGHGSAALLALRDALLAQAGGTDDQARVTTTGEAVAGKPSRTRRKRASAAAA; this is translated from the coding sequence ATGGATCTGGCGGCATTGGCGATCTTCCGCGCCGTGGTGCGCGAAAACGGCGTCACGCGCGCGGCGGCCAAGCTCAACCGCGTGCAGTCGAACGTGACCACGCGCATCCGCCAGTTGGAGGCGGCGCTCGGCACCGCGCTGTTCGCGCGCGACGGCCGCCGCCTGGTGCTGACCCCGGCCGGCGAGACCCTGCTGCCCTATGCCGAGCGCCTGCTGGCGCTGGCCGACGAGGCGCGGCACGCGGTGCGCGAGGATCATCCTCACGGACGGCTGCGGCTCGGCACCATGGAGAGCACGGCCGCGGCGCGCCTGCCCGAGGTGCTCGCGCGTTATCACCAGCGCTGGCCCGAGGTCGGCCTGGAATTGGTGACGGGCGTGACCCGGCGGTTGATCGAGCAGGTCCGCGATTTCGAGCTCGACGCCGCCCTGCTCGCCACGCCGCCGCAGCCCGAGCTGCTCGACCCGGCCGTGTTCGAGCAGGTGAGCGTCTATCACGAGCCGCTGGCGCTGATCGCGCCGCGCGGCCATCCGCGCATCGTCACCGCGCGCGACCTGCGCGTGCCGACCCTGGTGGCCTTCGAGCGCGGCTGCGCCTATCGCGGTTATGTCGAGCGCTGGTACGCGGCCGCCGAATGCCAGCCCTCGCGCGTGCTCGAACTGGGTTCCTACCACGCGATCCTGGCCTGCGTGGCGGCCGGCGCGGGGGTGGCGATCGCGCCGCGCAACGTGCTGGACGGCTCGCCGATGTCGGCGGCGATGTCGATCCACGCGGTGGCCGACATCGCGCCTGTCGACACCTTGCTGGTATGGCGGCGCGGCCACGGCTCGGCCGCCTTGCTGGCGCTGCGCGACGCGCTGCTCGCACAGGCCGGCGGAACCGACGACCAGGCCCGGGTGACGACGACCGGCGAGGCTGTCGCCGGCAAGCCCAGCCGCACGAGGCGCAAGCGAGCGAGCGCGGCGGCGGCCTGA
- a CDS encoding NUDIX domain-containing protein, whose amino-acid sequence MTTAEYRFCPRCASPLTTRADSPEEGGRTRQACPDVECGYVHWNNPLPVVAAIVEIDGKVLLARNAAWPEGMFALITGFLENGETPEEGIAREVLEETALRADTVELVGVYEFIRKNELIIAYHVRASGEVRLSPELLEYRLVEPPKLRPWRAGTGYAVADWMRARGLEVSFVDRPGQ is encoded by the coding sequence ATGACCACTGCCGAGTACCGTTTCTGCCCGCGCTGCGCGAGCCCGCTCACGACCCGCGCCGATTCGCCCGAGGAGGGCGGCCGCACGCGCCAGGCCTGTCCCGACGTCGAATGCGGTTATGTCCACTGGAACAACCCCTTGCCGGTGGTGGCCGCGATCGTCGAGATCGACGGCAAGGTGCTGCTGGCGCGCAATGCCGCCTGGCCCGAAGGCATGTTCGCGCTGATCACCGGTTTCCTCGAGAACGGCGAGACGCCGGAAGAAGGGATCGCGCGCGAGGTGCTGGAGGAGACCGCCTTGCGGGCCGACACGGTCGAGCTAGTGGGCGTCTATGAATTCATCCGCAAGAACGAGCTGATCATCGCCTATCACGTGCGTGCCTCGGGCGAGGTGCGGCTCTCGCCGGAGCTGCTCGAATACCGCCTGGTCGAGCCGCCGAAGCTGCGCCCCTGGCGCGCCGGCACCGGCTACGCGGTGGCGGACTGGATGCGCGCGCGCGGCCTCGAGGTGAGCTTCGTCGACCGGCCGGGGCAATAA
- a CDS encoding SDR family NAD(P)-dependent oxidoreductase, whose protein sequence is MTHAIYPSLAGRHVLVTGGGSGIGAAIVAAFVAQGARVSFVDVAREASEALAASLAGAAHPPVFRHCDLRDIEALNAALAEIEAEAGPVEVLVNNAANDDRHEIGAVSADYWDRRMEVNLRHQFFCAQAVLPGMKRLGRGVILNLGSISWHIAERGLSIYMTAKAGIEGLTRGLARDLGEFGIRVNCIVPGAVRTPRQMQLWQSPESEARLVDAQCLHLRVEPEHVASMALFLASDDAARCTAREYYVDAGWFGG, encoded by the coding sequence ATGACCCATGCCATCTATCCGAGCCTGGCCGGCCGCCATGTCCTCGTCACCGGCGGCGGCAGCGGCATCGGCGCGGCCATCGTCGCGGCCTTCGTGGCGCAGGGCGCGCGCGTGAGCTTCGTCGACGTCGCGCGCGAGGCCTCCGAGGCGCTCGCGGCCTCGCTCGCCGGCGCCGCGCATCCGCCCGTGTTCCGCCATTGCGACCTGCGCGACATCGAGGCGCTGAACGCGGCCTTAGCCGAGATCGAGGCCGAGGCGGGGCCCGTCGAGGTGCTCGTCAACAATGCCGCCAACGACGATCGCCACGAGATCGGCGCGGTGAGCGCCGACTACTGGGACCGCCGCATGGAGGTGAACCTGCGCCACCAGTTCTTCTGCGCGCAGGCGGTGCTGCCCGGCATGAAGCGGCTCGGGCGCGGCGTGATCCTCAATCTCGGCTCGATCTCCTGGCATATCGCCGAGCGCGGGCTGTCGATCTACATGACCGCCAAGGCCGGCATCGAGGGGCTCACGCGGGGGCTGGCGCGCGACCTCGGCGAGTTCGGCATCCGCGTGAACTGCATCGTGCCCGGCGCGGTGAGGACGCCGCGCCAGATGCAGCTGTGGCAGTCGCCCGAGAGCGAGGCGCGGCTGGTGGATGCGCAGTGCCTGCACCTGCGCGTGGAGCCGGAGCACGTGGCGAGCATGGCGCTGTTCCTCGCCTCCGACGACGCGGCGCGCTGCACCGCGCGCGAGTATTACGTCGATGCGGGGTGGTTCGGCGGTTGA
- a CDS encoding acyl-CoA thioesterase produces MNQSVGKPAPLGREAYRHFLAIPTRWMDNDVYGHVNNVVYYSYFDTVVNDYLIARGVLDFERGETIGLVVETQCNYYASLSFPQRVEAGLRVARLGSSSVRYEIGLFAEGEAAPAAQGHFVHVYVGRESRRPVPLPEALRAALAPLAG; encoded by the coding sequence ATGAATCAATCCGTCGGCAAACCCGCGCCGCTCGGCCGCGAGGCCTACCGCCATTTCCTCGCCATCCCGACGCGCTGGATGGACAACGACGTCTATGGCCACGTCAACAACGTCGTCTACTACAGCTACTTCGACACGGTGGTCAACGACTACCTGATTGCGCGCGGCGTGCTCGATTTCGAGCGCGGCGAGACCATCGGCCTGGTGGTCGAGACGCAGTGCAACTACTACGCCTCGCTGTCCTTCCCGCAGCGCGTCGAGGCCGGCCTGCGCGTGGCGCGGCTCGGCAGCTCGAGCGTGCGCTACGAGATCGGCCTGTTCGCCGAGGGCGAGGCGGCGCCCGCCGCGCAGGGTCATTTCGTGCACGTCTACGTGGGCCGCGAGAGCCGGCGCCCGGTACCGCTGCCCGAGGCGCTGCGCGCCGCGCTCGCGCCGCTGGCGGGCTGA
- a CDS encoding YbfB/YjiJ family MFS transporter, with protein MTRPLAPPAPSSFDSTVSAASVTSIASSASTASGATAGSTATDPAAARGPGPLRIALACAAVLAVALGVGRFAFTPLLPLMLAQGALDIRHGGWLASVNYAGYFVGALSCAAIRIDEARMVRGGLLATIALTAAMGLLPGFAFWLPVRFLAGVVSAWTFVFAAQWGMRRLAEQDALQWGGVIFTGAGFGIVVTGLVGAALAGRHAEPGWLGFALLAVLLAAPIWRMFAPRAGARARAGKMRRPESSGRPGLHAVARRDARRLVLLYGAPGFGYIITATFLPVIARGALPIGSPWPDRFWPMFGAAQMLGAVFGSRLPARWDNRLLLALCYALQALAIVLGIVWPSAAGFALGSALLGLPFTAITLFAMREARRLHGDDAAGLMGYATACYGLGQIAGPLVAAPVVARAGSFTPALWIAVAVLLAGAAGFAAWGLAARGRAIERGGQGV; from the coding sequence ATGACTCGCCCGCTTGCCCCGCCAGCCCCGTCTTCCTTCGATTCGACTGTTTCGGCCGCATCGGTGACTTCGATCGCTTCGAGTGCCTCGACCGCTTCGGGCGCCACGGCCGGTTCCACGGCAACCGACCCGGCCGCCGCGCGCGGTCCCGGCCCGCTGCGCATCGCGCTGGCCTGCGCCGCCGTGCTGGCCGTCGCGCTCGGCGTGGGCCGCTTCGCCTTCACGCCCTTGCTGCCCTTGATGCTGGCCCAGGGCGCGCTCGACATCCGCCACGGCGGCTGGCTGGCCTCGGTGAACTACGCCGGTTATTTCGTCGGCGCCCTGAGCTGCGCGGCGATCCGGATCGACGAGGCGCGCATGGTGCGCGGCGGCCTGCTGGCCACCATCGCGCTGACCGCCGCGATGGGCCTGCTGCCCGGCTTCGCGTTCTGGCTGCCGGTGCGTTTCCTGGCCGGCGTGGTGAGCGCCTGGACCTTCGTGTTCGCCGCGCAATGGGGGATGCGCCGGCTCGCCGAGCAGGACGCGCTGCAATGGGGCGGGGTGATCTTCACCGGAGCGGGCTTCGGTATCGTGGTGACGGGCCTGGTCGGTGCCGCCCTGGCCGGCCGGCACGCCGAGCCCGGCTGGCTCGGCTTCGCCTTGCTCGCGGTGCTGCTGGCGGCGCCGATCTGGCGCATGTTCGCGCCGAGGGCGGGGGCGCGGGCGAGGGCAGGGAAGATGCGGCGGCCCGAGTCTTCCGGCCGGCCGGGCCTGCATGCCGTGGCACGTCGCGATGCGCGCCGGCTGGTGCTGCTCTATGGCGCGCCCGGTTTCGGCTACATCATCACGGCCACCTTCCTGCCGGTGATCGCGCGCGGCGCGCTGCCGATCGGCTCGCCCTGGCCCGATCGCTTCTGGCCGATGTTCGGCGCGGCGCAGATGCTGGGCGCGGTGTTCGGCTCGCGGCTGCCCGCGCGCTGGGACAATCGCCTGTTGCTGGCCTTGTGCTACGCGCTGCAGGCGCTGGCGATCGTGCTCGGCATCGTCTGGCCGAGCGCGGCCGGATTCGCCCTGGGCAGCGCGCTGCTGGGCCTGCCGTTCACGGCGATCACGCTGTTCGCGATGCGCGAGGCGCGCCGCCTGCACGGCGACGACGCGGCGGGCCTGATGGGTTACGCCACGGCCTGCTACGGGCTCGGGCAGATCGCCGGGCCGCTGGTCGCAGCGCCCGTGGTGGCACGCGCCGGCTCGTTCACGCCGGCGCTGTGGATCGCGGTAGCGGTGCTGCTGGCGGGAGCGGCCGGTTTCGCGGCCTGGGGGCTGGCGGCGCGCGGCCGGGCGATCGAGCGGGGCGGGCAGGGCGTTTGA
- a CDS encoding branched-chain amino acid ABC transporter permease has product MQSFLVNLLTGLGYGLLLFMLSAGLTLIFSLLGVLNFAHASFYLLGAYFGVLLAARLDPWAAFVLAPLLVGGLGALVERLLLRRVRAQGHLGEMLLTFGLAYLIAEGAKLAWGAAPLAATVPAGLDGTWFTLYGAAFPRYRGFVMLVSVAMLLALGLLLRVSQTGRIVRAALTHRAAVEALGHDVPRLTTLVFAAGTALAALAGAIGAPLTVVEPSMAGTVGSVVFAVVVIGGLGSLGGAFLASLLVGCAQTFAVASTASLGSLADALGATLPEAWRALSVAQCAPLVPYLLLVAVLVSRARGLFGEREDA; this is encoded by the coding sequence GTGCAGTCCTTCCTGGTCAACCTGCTGACGGGCCTCGGTTACGGGCTCCTGCTGTTCATGCTGTCGGCGGGGCTGACGCTGATCTTCAGCCTGCTGGGCGTGCTCAATTTCGCGCATGCCAGCTTCTACCTGCTCGGCGCCTACTTCGGCGTGCTGCTGGCGGCGCGGCTCGATCCCTGGGCGGCCTTCGTGCTGGCGCCGCTGCTGGTGGGCGGGCTCGGCGCGCTGGTCGAGCGCCTGCTGCTGCGCCGCGTGCGCGCGCAGGGGCATCTCGGCGAGATGCTGCTGACCTTCGGGCTGGCCTACCTGATCGCGGAGGGCGCGAAGCTGGCCTGGGGCGCCGCGCCGCTCGCCGCCACCGTGCCCGCCGGGCTCGACGGCACCTGGTTCACGCTCTACGGCGCGGCCTTCCCGCGTTATCGCGGTTTCGTGATGCTGGTCTCGGTGGCCATGCTGCTGGCGCTGGGCCTGCTGCTGCGCGTCTCGCAGACGGGCCGCATCGTGCGCGCGGCGCTCACCCATCGCGCCGCGGTCGAGGCGCTCGGCCACGACGTGCCGCGCCTGACCACCCTGGTGTTCGCGGCCGGCACGGCGCTGGCCGCGCTGGCCGGGGCGATCGGCGCGCCGCTGACGGTGGTCGAGCCGTCGATGGCCGGCACGGTGGGCTCGGTGGTGTTCGCGGTGGTGGTGATCGGCGGGCTCGGCTCGCTGGGCGGGGCCTTTCTCGCCTCGCTGCTGGTGGGCTGCGCGCAGACCTTCGCGGTGGCCAGCACGGCCTCGCTCGGCAGCCTGGCCGACGCGCTGGGCGCGACCTTGCCCGAGGCCTGGCGCGCGCTGAGCGTGGCCCAGTGCGCGCCGCTGGTGCCCTACCTGCTGCTGGTGGCGGTGCTGGTGAGCCGCGCGCGCGGCTTGTTCGGGGAGCGCGAGGATGCCTGA
- a CDS encoding sugar ABC transporter permease, translating into MTPETISQAAEQTGRAAGASGSAQQLRRLFARYKILALLVAVAAIWLLFSILTHGAFITPRNLSNLLRQMSITGMLACGMVFVIIAGEIDLSVGSLLGLLGGVAAILDQVLGWPVAATVPTVMALGVAIGLFNGWWSTYRGVPSFIVGLGGMLAYRGILLGLTHGSTIAPVSDGFVAIGQAYLPPRIGDALAVLIFALLVAVAIRQRGARRRYQLAVPPLWQDVAKLVAAGLIIAAFVATLDGYGGIPVPVLIVLALLGAFSWIATQTVFGRRIYSVGSNLEATRLSGINTDRVKLAIFALMGLMCAFAGIVNTARLAAGSPSAGNMGELDAIAACFIGGTSMRGGAGTVHGALIGALVMASLDNGMSMLDVDAYWQMIVKGSILVLAVWIDVMSRAGRR; encoded by the coding sequence ATGACACCCGAGACGATTTCCCAGGCCGCCGAGCAGACCGGCCGCGCGGCCGGCGCGAGCGGCTCCGCGCAGCAGTTGCGGCGCCTGTTCGCGCGCTACAAGATCCTCGCGCTGCTGGTGGCGGTGGCGGCGATCTGGCTGCTGTTCTCGATCCTCACGCACGGCGCCTTCATCACGCCGCGCAACCTCTCCAACCTGCTGCGGCAGATGTCGATCACCGGCATGCTGGCCTGCGGGATGGTGTTCGTGATCATCGCCGGCGAGATCGACCTGTCGGTGGGCTCGCTGCTGGGCCTGCTCGGCGGCGTGGCGGCGATCCTCGACCAGGTGCTGGGCTGGCCGGTGGCCGCCACCGTGCCCACCGTGATGGCGCTGGGCGTGGCGATCGGCCTGTTCAACGGCTGGTGGTCCACCTATCGCGGCGTGCCCTCGTTCATCGTCGGGCTGGGCGGCATGCTGGCCTATCGCGGCATCCTGCTGGGTCTCACGCACGGCTCGACCATCGCGCCCGTGTCGGACGGTTTCGTCGCGATCGGGCAGGCCTACCTGCCGCCGCGCATCGGCGACGCGCTGGCGGTGCTGATCTTCGCGCTGCTGGTGGCCGTGGCGATCCGCCAGCGCGGCGCGCGGCGCCGCTACCAGCTGGCGGTGCCGCCGCTCTGGCAGGACGTCGCCAAGCTGGTGGCCGCCGGGCTGATCATCGCCGCCTTCGTGGCCACGCTCGACGGCTACGGCGGCATCCCCGTGCCGGTGCTGATCGTGCTGGCCCTGCTCGGCGCGTTCTCCTGGATTGCCACCCAGACCGTGTTCGGCCGGCGCATCTACTCGGTCGGCTCGAACCTGGAGGCCACGCGCCTGTCGGGCATCAACACCGATCGCGTCAAGCTGGCGATCTTCGCGCTGATGGGGCTGATGTGCGCCTTCGCCGGCATCGTCAACACCGCGCGGCTGGCGGCGGGCTCGCCCTCGGCCGGCAACATGGGTGAGCTCGACGCGATCGCGGCCTGCTTCATCGGCGGCACCTCGATGCGCGGCGGCGCGGGCACCGTGCACGGCGCGCTGATCGGCGCGCTGGTGATGGCCAGCCTCGACAACGGCATGTCGATGCTCGACGTCGACGCCTACTGGCAGATGATCGTCAAGGGCTCGATCCTGGTGCTGGCGGTGTGGATCGACGTGATGTCGCGCGCCGGGCGCCGCTGA
- a CDS encoding YbjQ family protein: MPASHLITTAFELPGQRIEASLGIARGIVVRSRSIVGSFGAAIQTIFGGNISLYTSLCERARQEAYDKMLAQAAGLGANAIIGMRYDATEIGSGITEVLCYGTAVRVVPAAAG; the protein is encoded by the coding sequence ATGCCCGCTTCCCACCTGATCACCACCGCCTTCGAACTGCCCGGCCAGCGCATCGAGGCCTCGCTCGGCATCGCGCGCGGCATCGTGGTGCGCTCGCGCTCGATCGTAGGCTCGTTCGGCGCCGCGATCCAGACGATCTTCGGCGGCAATATCTCTCTCTATACCTCGTTGTGCGAGCGCGCCCGGCAGGAAGCCTACGACAAGATGCTGGCCCAGGCCGCCGGGCTCGGCGCCAACGCCATCATCGGCATGCGCTACGACGCCACCGAGATCGGCTCGGGCATCACCGAGGTGCTCTGCTACGGCACGGCCGTGCGCGTGGTGCCGGCCGCGGCCGGCTGA